The region TGCACATTCCCGATGGTCTATTGCCCCCCCAGATGGTGGCGGGGGGTTATGCAGTAACGGGGTTGGCTACCTGGTATTGTTTACGGCAAATTAACCATCAAGGACATACCCTAGAAAACATTCCCAAAGCTTCGTTACTGACGGCGGCTTTTTTTGTTGCTTCCTCCCTTTATATTCCCCTGCCCCCAGTGAGTGTCCACCTGGTGCTCAATGGTTTATTGGGGGTAATACTGGGCTATTTTGCCCTGCCCGCCATTTTGATTGGCCTCTTTTTTCAAGCTTTAATGGTGGGGCACGGAGGACTGACCACCTTGGGTATTAATGGGGTGTTAATGGGTTTGCCGGCCCTAGCGGCCTATCACATCTTTCAACTGCGCCATGGGCTAGAAAAATTTCTACCAGAGTCCTGGTCCACCGGCATTTGTGCTTTTTTGGGCGGCAGTGGGGGTTTGGCTTTAACTGTGCTAATTTTCATTGCCCTGACTCTGGTTAGTTTACCGACTGGGTTAGACCCCACCGCTGAACACCGGGCTATTTTAGTGTTGGCCTTAGGGCATTTACCCCTAATACTACTGGAGGGGATCTTCACTGCTATGGTGGTTTTATTTTTGCAACGGGTGAAACCAGAATTATTGGAGGGTTAGGCCGTGGGCTTGATTGGGTTGGAAACCTATGTGCCTGGGCGATCGCCAATGCATCGTTGGGAACCCAGGCAAAAACTAGTCAGCCTCATGGCATTGATGTTTGCCTTGGCCATGGTGCAAAGGGTTTGGTTGGTGATTCCCATGGTGGGCGTGACTGCATTGCTCTATCGATTATCCGGTTTACCCTTGAGCTTTCTTCGCCAACGCTGGAGTTATCCTGGCTTGTTCATCTTGGCGGTGGTTATTTTACTGCCCTTTACCAGTGGGGAAACGGTGCTGGGGCAGTGGGGATGGATCAGCGTTCGTGGGGAGGGGTTAACGACCATGGTGCTCATTGTTGGGCGCTTTTTTTCCATTCTTACCCTCGGTTTTATTCTCTTTGGCACCACCCCTTTTTTAACTATAGTCAGATGTTTACGTAGCTTGGGTTTACCTCCTTTGATGGCGGATATGGCCCTGTTGGCCTACCGTTACCTATACGACATTGGCCATACTCTCCGCACCATGAAACAAGCAATGCAACTACGGGGTCTAGGCCAACGGCCGACCAAACGGCGATCGGTAGCTCACTGGGCCATGTTGTTGGGTAATCTTTTGCTCCGTAGTTATGAACAATCCCAACGGGTTTACCAAGCCATGATTCTGCGGGGTTACGGTCAAACAACTTTCCTGGGGGGCACAGTAACGACAACGGTAGAGCAGTTATCCACTGGTTGGGGCTTAACGGTGGCCGTATTGGCGATCGCCGTCGGTTTTGTGGTGGCGGAGGTGAGCCTATGACTTTAAGCAATGTGCGGAGTATGGACCAGAGCCGGGAGGAGCAAACAATTCCATTTCTAGAACCCAACGCAATCACAGTGCGGGAACTATGCTTTGCCTATGTCCGCCAGGCACCAGTGTTGGACAACCTATCGTTGCAGGTTGCCCCCAAGGAGCGGCTAGGGATCATTGGCCACAATGGTTGCGGCAAGACCACCTTATTTTTACTACTCTGTGGACTGCTCAAACCCAGCGCTGGCACCATCGAGTTATGGGGCTTTCCCCTGCAACCGGGGAAATTTTTACCGGAAGTGGGGTTATTGTTTCAAAATCCCACCGACCAACTATTTGCCACTTCTGTGTGGGACGACATTGCCTTTGGCCCGCAAAATATGGGCCTGTCAGAGGAAGCGGTAGCCCAACGAGTAACCCAGGCCGCCCAGTTAACGGGGGTTACTGCTTTGCTAGAACGATTACCCCATCATCTGTCCGGGGGAGAAAAACAAATGGTGGCGATCGCCGGTTTGTTGGCCATGGCCCCGAAAATTCTCTTCTGTGACGAACCCACGGCTAGCTTGGACATCAGGGCCCGTCGTCAGTTAATTGACTTTTTGCAACAGTTCCAGGAAACGTTACTGATTTCCTCCCATGATCTGGAATTTGTTCTAGAAGTCTGTGATCGGGTGATCGTCATTGATCAAGGGCAGATTGTCGCCGATGGTGGGGCAGAGGAAATTATGGGTAACCAAACCCTGATGGTAAGTCATGGTTTAGAAAGCCCCTATTCCCTCCGTTAATGGCGCTCAGCGAACCGTGGGGAAAGCTCAGATCCACCTCCCTAGAATTCCAGCACAACCAGATAGACCAGGCCTAGACAAGTTAATGAGCACTAGTCCAAAGGGTTTCCTGGCTGACAATTTCTCCGTTACTCCGTAACCAAACCAGGGTAATTTTTTCCACGGTACCATTAACCAAAGTCACCAGGGAAAAATTACGGGCAGGGGGCAAACTGCCTTTTTCCGTTTGGATGCGGGGCACACAGGCCGCATTGAGATATACCGTTCCTTGATGATCTACATAAACCCTATCCCGCAGACGATCCTGGCGATGTCTAAGGCGATGGTGCATATGGCCGAAGGTCACCAATGGTACTTGTTTACCTTGTTCCCGCACAGAGGCGATCGCCCAAGCCAAATCGGGATCGCCAAAATCGCCCCCCAAGGGGTTCCAATCCCGACCACAGATGGATTCTGGATGATTGCCTAAGCCGGTGGGACCATTATGGGCCAAAAAAATTAACGTTTCATGGGGGCTAGCCAGGGCCGTTGCGGCAATCTGGGTTTGGGACTGGGTAAAGTTTTCCATGCCATACCGTTCCCGCAAAAAGTGTTTATTTTTCCATTCATTGCCCCCCCAGGTAAAGGGCCTGCCCCCCACCACCGAGAGGCCAAATTGCTGAAAATCCCGGCGGCCATAGCTAACATCCGCCACCCCCAGTAGTTCCTGCTGAGCTTTCACCCGGTCTTCCTTTTGGCGATCGTAGGGGCACTTTTTGCGGCCCCAATCGGAGGCGGTGAACCAAGCATCGTGGTTACCAAATACCGTGGCCTTGGGGATGGTTAAAGAGGCAATTAAGCTGACCACCGGCAATGATTCGTTGCCAAAATCACCCACAAATAGCACTAAATCTACAGCGACGGCCTGGAGGGCTTGGTGGTCTGCCAATTCCCATTGGTCATGGATATCACCCACAACGGCCAGGGTAATGGTTGCAGTAGGTTGGGAGGCCATTAACTCTCTTCACTTTCTGCGGTTTCCGCTAATTCTTCTTCCCCAGAAGGGGGAACCAGGGCCACAGCGGCGATCGCATCGTCGGCATCTAACCTTTGTACCCGTACCCCGGTGGCACTACGAGACTGGGGGGAAATATCGTTCACAGACTGGCGAATAATAATGCCCCGATTGGTGACAATCATCAATTCGTCGTCGAAGTTGACCACATGGAGAGCCACTAGCTGATCATCCTTGGATTTGAAGCGGATGGCCTTCACTCCCAAACCAGCCCGGTGTTGCAAGCGGAACTGACCCACCGGCACCCGTTTGCCAAACCCCTTCATGGTTACCCCCAGTAACCAAGGGCCAGGATTTTCGCTTTCTTCTAAAATGGCATCGCTATCGGGGCCCAAATCCTCGTCCGCTTCATCATCACCTCCAACACCAATGTTGGCCACCACTTGGCTGGGCAAAATGTCCATGCTAATGAGGGCATCCCCCGAGCGGAGGCGCATGGATTTAACTCCTCTGGTGGCCCGACCCAGGGCCCGCAGTTCGTCCTGATCCGCTTTGAAGTGGATGGCCATGCCCTTTTGAGAGCCAATGATAATGCTATCTTCTGCTTTGGCTAAGCGCACCCAGCGCAACTGGTCTCCTTCTACCAAAGAGATGGCGATCAGACCGTTGGAGCGGATGTTACTGAAGGCGGACAGGGCCGTTTTTTTGATGTAGCCCTGCTTGGTCAGCATGATGAAATAGGTATCGTCATCAAATTCTGAGACGGAAACCAGGGACGTAATTTTTTCATCCTTGGGGATGGGCAACATTTGCACAATGGGGACTCCCCGGGCGGTGCGAGAAGCGATGGGAATTTGGTAGGCACTGAGGCTGTAAACTACCCCCCGATCACTAAAGAACAGCACCTTGTCGTGGTCGCAACAGGAAAGGAAATGCTCCACTCCGTCGTCTTCCTTAATTTTGGCAGCGGCTTTACCCCTGGTGGCCCGGTTTTGGGTGCCAAAGGTGTTGGCGGGCATTCGTTTGATGTAGCCCTGTTCCGTCAATAAAATTAAAGCTTGGTCATTGGCAATTAAATCTGTGTCGATCAGTTCCCCGTCTTCTTGGACAATAACGGTGCGGCGGGGGGTGGCGTGGATGGCTTTAATTTGGGCCAGTTCTTCTTCAATAATGGCGTTGACCCTTTCCCGGCGAGCGAGGATGTCCTGGAGGTCGGCAATTTTAGCCTGCAATTCTTCGTGCTCAGCGGTGATCTTATCCGCTTCTAGGGCGGTTAAGCGTCGTAATTGCATTTGCAAAATGGCGTCGGCCTGCACTTCCGACAAGGCAAAGCCTTCCACCAATTCAGTTTTGGCGCTGGCGGTGTCGGCGGCGGCCCGGATGAGGCGAATTACTGCATCTAAATTATCCAAGGCAATTAGTAAACCCTGGAGGAGATGGTCCCTTTCCTCTGCTTTACGCAGTTCGTAGCGAGTGCGGCGGGTGATGGTTTCCACACGGAAATCCAGGAACACCGTCAGGAATTTTTTGATGGTTAAAACCTGGGGTTCTCCATCTACCAGGGCTAGCAAATTGGCGCCAAAGTTGCTCTGGATGGGGGTTTGCTTATAAAGATTATTGAGCACCACCCGGGCATAGGCATCCCGTTTCAGTTCGATTACAATTCTCATGCCGTCCCGGTCGCTCTCGTCCCGGATGTCGGCAATGCCATCGATTTTTTTGTCGTTAACTAAGTCGGCAATGCGTTCGATTAAAGATGCTTTATTGGTTTGGTATGGCAACTCGGTGATGATAATCGCATCCCGGTCTGGACGGCCTGGATGTTCCATGGTCTCAATGCTGGCCACCCCCCGCATGGTGATGGAGCCCCGCCCGGTGAGATAGGCTTCCCGAATGCCCGATCGCCCGAGGATTTGGGCCCCGGTGGGAAAGTCAGGGCCGGGAATGATTTGCATCAGTTCCTGTTCGCTGATGTCGGGGTTTTGCACCACGGCAATCGCCGCGTCGATGACTTCCCCGAGGTTATGGGGAGGAATATTGGTGGCCATGCCCACGGCAATGCCGGAGGAACCATTGACCAAAAGTTGGGGAATGCGGGCGGGGAGCACCACCGGTTCCTGTTGGGAACCGTCAAAGTTATCAATGAAATCTACGGTTTCCGCTTCGATGTCCCGCAGGAGGGCATTGGTGGAAAGGGGTCTGAGTCTAGATTCTGTGTACCGCATTGCGGCGGCGGGGTCATTGTCAACGGAGCCAAAGTTGCCATGGCCGTCGATTAACGGTTCCCGCATGGAAAATTCCTGTGCCATACGCACCAGGGCGTCATACACCGCTGTGTCCCCGTGGGGGTGGTATTTTCCCAGCACTTCCCCCACCACCCGGGCACATTTCCGGAAGGGGCGATCGGGGGTGAGTCCCAACTCATACATGGCATAGAGAATGCGTCTATGGACTGGCTTGAGTCCATCCCGTGCATCGGGTAACGCCCGCCCGACAATCACACTCATGGCATATTCCAGGTATGAGCGCGACATTTCGTTTCTGAGGTCAGTCGCAATCAGGCGATCGGGCGAGTCAGTCATGCAATTACTCCAAGGCAGTTTGAAAGGTTTGAGTTGCGTTCCAATTCCCCCCAAGGGAACCGGGTAACAAGGCTCAAAACAGCCTCTATTCTACCATTGGCGAGGGTGGGAGCCTCCCCCCTAGTACTCTCTTCGATTGCTCCTCAATTTTCACTCTACAGTTTGTTTAAAAGTCCCTCTTATTCCTTAATTTTAAGGGGAAATCACCTCAAATTTACCTAGTATTACCAGAGTTTCCGTGGATCGTTTTAGAGGGCAGAATAAAACCCTGCAAACAAGTTCTGAGAAATTAGCCCTTATGGGAAGAAAATAACTTGGTGATCGCCATGGTGAATTAATTAATTACCATCCTTCTCTGATTTTGGTTGCTCGAAGCTAAATAGCTATCAGCATAAATTAAATTTATTTTTTGTCAGGTCAAGCCGATGTAATTAAGTCTAAAGCATCATTTATTTAGACTATTATAATCGACCATCTTAGCCAATTCTTCACTGGAATAGCGACCTTCAAAAGCTTCCGCCGCCGCCTCTGCCAGGGCAATTCGATAGGCATCAGTTAAAGCTTCCCTCAACTCTTCTGAGGATAAATAAGTCCCCTCTGCTTTACGTCGTTGATTAGTTTTTTGAATTTCGTCCACTGAGTTGACGATCAACAAATCCGACGAGCGGGTACTGAGTTTTTCTGCCTGTCGTTTAATTAAATGTAGTAGAAGTATCTTAGCATAATTACTAATTTTATTGATCTTATCGTCCCTACTCATTTCCGTCATTTCCTCCACCAACACCAGAGTGTCAGAAACATTTTCTTGGGACAATAACGTTTTCAGTTCTAACAATTCTTCCATTACTTTTCTCCCATAAACTAACTGTTTGAATTTGGACCAACAAATAACGAAGGCTAAGCGTAGGGATCGCCAAATAAGACGAAAGAACTGGTAATTTCCCGCAAAATTTTATCGGTGACTTCCCCCAGGGCCACTCCCCCCACCGATCGCCGCCGGAAAGAACGGAGCACCACTAGGTCAAAGGTGTGGGAAACCCGAACCAGTACTTTAGCGGCATCGTCATGGCAAATAACTTTAATCGGATAGTCCGCCGTGGCCCGACATTGGTTTAAAAACCGCTCCATTTCCCCTTTAAAAGCTTGCACCTGGGCCGGTGAAGTGTTGTAGGGACAAACGTGGAGCAGGGTAACAATGGCTCCATTGGTTTCCGCCAAGCGCTGGGTGAACTGGAATAGTTCCAAGGTTTGGGGGGTGAGATTTTTAATCGGGAAAAGAATGCGATGGAAAGAATGGGGGTCAGACAGAAGCCGCATCACTGCCACCGGACAGTGGGCTGACCAGAAAACACTATCGATGGTGCTGCCAAACAATTTAGCTCGTAAACCAAGGGACTGCTGACTCCAACCCATGATGATCAAGTCGGCATTTTTTTCCCTAGCTGTGTGGCTAATGGCCCGGGCGACATCGTCATCAATGCGCAGGGCTGGGTGGGCATCTATTTTCAGGGTGGTGGCCAGTTCCGTCGCCTGTTGCAATAAGATTTCGTTTCTGGTTAGCCTTCTAGTCAAACCCGGATCATCCATATGTACTGGTGCCTTGGCGATCGCTAGGGGAATCACCACCCCATTCTCATGGCGGGCGATCAAGGCTCCCATTTCCAATAAATAGCTCAGAGTTTGGGGATTCTGGGTGGGAACTAAAACCGTAAAGGTGGAAGCTTTGGGGGGCACCAGGGTAATCTCGCCATTCTCCCCCGGTAAAGCCGAGTCATCTTCCAGGTTGGACAGACTATTGGGGAGCGGAATTTTAGTGGCAAATTTGGCAGTCATCAAGGGGCCAATGATGGACGTGATTAGCATCAACACAATGATGGTGTTCAATACCGTTTCCGACACCAGGCGATCGCCAGAGGCATTAATTGCTTGATAACCGGCCACCGCCGCCGCCAATGTGGCCGCCACCTGGGGAATGGAAAGAGACCACATGGTTAAACCTTCTGTCCAGGTATAGCCTAATTTCAGTTGGGCCAGGATGGCCGCAACCCCCTTGGAGATGATCAGTCCTCCGACAATGGCCAGCACGAGGGGAAACAGGGTGGTGAGGGTAACCATAAAAGCCGGTAAATCCAACAATAGCCCAATACCAATAAAGAAAAAGGGAATGAATAAGGTAGTACCCAAAAATTCGACTTTTTCCTTGACTGGCCCGTTGCCCAAGACATCATTCACCGCCAGCCCGGCTAGGAAAGCCCCCACAATTTTGTCCACATTGATCAATTCCGACCCCACAGAAGCAAGGAACACTGCCAGCAATACGAAGAGAAATTGATTACTCTGCTCATCTCCGGTGCGACGAAAATATTCCTTCCCTGCCCAATCAAAGCCCACTAAAACCAAGGCACTGTAACCGGCGATCGCCACCAACTGTACAACTAAACCTGTCGGGGAAAAACTACCACTGTGGATGGAAATACAGATAGCCAAAACCAGTAAAGCGGCAATATCCGTGAAAATGGTAGCCCCAATGGTGACCATCACCGCCTGATTTCGCACAATGCCCAACCGTTGCACAATGGGATAGCCCAATAGGGTGTGAGACGCAAATAGGGAGCCCATCAACACAGAAGCATTGAGGGAGTAACCAAAAAGTTGACCCACGGCCAACCCCGTGAGCAAAGGAATGGCAAAGGTTAGAAAACCATAGAGCAAAGAACGGTTGCGGGTGCGGCGGAAGTCCACCATGTCGATTTCCAACCCCGCCACAAACATCAGGTAAATTTTGCCAATATCGGTGAAAAGCTTGATGCTTTCCGAATCCTGATCCAATACCCCTAGTCCACTTTTTCCCAATACAATGCCAGCGAACAAAAGACCTACCAATCCCGGTAGCTTGAGACGCTCAAAAATTGGCGGCAGAATCAGGGTCACCAATAATAAAATGGTGAAGTCCATTAAAGGATTACTCGGAATTGGTGCGAATAAGCCATCCATAAAGTGGGTGGAGATTGTTTAGGTCATAGGCAGGAGCCATGGGCATCATCATACCTTTCCGGCTCCCGATCGCCATTTCTCGTCCGTTGGCCCCTGTCAGCCTGGCCATTGTTCCAGCTTTACCCTTTACCCCCATGCCCAAACAGTATTTTTTCTCTGTCGGCCGAATTCCCCTCCTCCCAGTGGCATCGGCCATTGTTAGCGTTTTGGTCGATCCTCTGGCCATGTCTTCCCCGGCGATCGCCTTAGATTGCTCCAAAATGGGAGAACTAGCCCAGTACGATTCCCGCTGTTGGGAAAGTTTGCCCCCCACCATGGCCCCCAAAGCAGGTAACAGCAGTAGCCCCAGTGGAAGACCTAACTCAGCTTTGGGCAATGGATTGCAGGCTTTTCAAGGCACCTGGAAATTCGATTACGAAAAAACCATGGAGGGCTACCGAAAAAGCCCCGAATACAAACCAGAGGAAGACATCGAAGCACTGTCTGGACTGCTCAACTTTATGTTTGGCATGGTTTCCCTGAAAATTGTCGGAAACCAGTTACAGATGAGCGTTGCCGGTACCGGGGAAGTTACCACCATCGATTGCCAGGAGAACTCTAGCACCGCCACTGTGGTCATGGCCCAGTGCACCAAAGAAGGTGACACTAAAACAATTAAATTTGAAAATGTCTTACCGGGACAATATATGAGATTTAGTGCCGTGGGGGAAGACGATTGTCCCTACTGCGTTTGGCGTCGGGTGGGGCCATAGTTGAACCCTTGCCGCTACTATTCCCGTCACTTGAGTCGGAAGCCTTGCTAACAACCTTGCCCGGATTGGGGCCAATTGACCCCAAGCCATTGGATGAAACAGAATCCAGCCCAAACCATCTCCAAAAATCCATCAGCTATTATGACCCTTAATCTCTATTTTCTCCGCCACGGCGAAACCACCTCTAGCCAAACGGGAACTTTTTGTGGCCGTCTGGATATTGACCTCACTAGCCACGGCTATCAGATGGCCCACCAATTTGCTGAGGCTTACAAGGATGTGACTTGGACGGCTATTTTTGCCAGCCCCCTGCACCGCACCATGGCCACCGCCACCCCCCTGAGTGAGCTGATCAATGTACCCATCCAAAAACGGGACGGTCTCAAGGAAATTGCCTACGGGGAATGGGAGGGGAAAACCCCAGCGGAAGTGAATCAACAATTCCACGATGATTATGTGCGCTGGTTAGCTGATCCGGGTTGGAATGCTCCTTCTGGGGGAGAAAAGGGCATTGATATCGCCCGTCGTAGCTCTGAGGTGCTGGAGGAAATTGAACAAACTTTCAGCAACGGTAATGTGTTGGTGGTATCCCATAAGTCCACTATCCGCATTATGCTCTGTAGTCTGTTGGGCATTGACATTGGTCGTTTTCGAGACCGCATTGGTATGCCGGTGGCGGCGGTGAGTATTATCACCATGTCTGAACATGGCCCCCTGATCGAAGTGATGGGCGATCGTTCCCACCTCAACCAAGACCTGCGCGATCGTTACGGCACTTAAAAAATATCAAACAGACGATTAAATTTCTTTAAATTCATTGCCCACTGCCATGGTTTCGTTTCTCAACACAGAGTTTTTCTGTGCCATATTTTTGATTGGTTTGAGCTTGTTTAGCCCTTTCCCCTGGCCCAACCTAGGTTAAAATCCGCAGCGGGGGCAGTACGATGAACATATTTGCTATGCGATCGCCTAGTTTGCCATGAGTCACCGTGTTCTAGTTGTGGAAGAGGAAGAAAAGTTAGCCCGATTTATGGAGTTGGAGCTCAAATATGAAGGCTACGATGTCAGTGTAGCTAGGGATGGCCTAAAGGGCTTTAACCAGGCCCAGGAATTTCCCCCCGATTTAATCATTGTGGACGCAGCCCTGGCGGGTATGTCCGGTTTAGAGCTATGCCGACGGCTAAGGCAGATGGGCAGTCGCATTCCCGTTATCCTGATTACCGCCAAGGATGACGTAGAAGAAAGGGTGATGGGGCTTGATGCTGGTGCCGATGACTACATCGTCAAACCCTTTAACTCCGATGAATTTTTTGCCCGCATCCGGGTGCAATTGCGTCGCACCCACACCACCAGCGATGAAGTGTTGCAATTCGCCGATCTACGCTTTAACCGTAGCACCAGGGAAATTCAACGGGGCGATCGCCTGATTGATCTCACCGCCAAGGAGTTTGAACTTTTGGACTATCTCCTCTCCCATGCCCGCCAGGTGTTGACCAGGGAACAAATTTTGGAACGGGTCTGGGGCTACGATTTTATGGGAGATTCCAACATCATTGAAGTCTATATTCGTTACCTACGGTTGAAGTTGGAAGCGGCGGGGGAGCCCCGTTTGATCCAGACAGTGCGGGGGGTGGGCTATGTGCTGAGGGATTAGGAGTATGGAACTAATCATTTCCTGGCTACGGGTGTCTTGGCAGGTGTTGGCCATCAATGGCGATCGCATTGCCTGGAACACTTTTTTGGCTGTTATTCCCCTGATGCTCAGTGTTTGGTTATTCCGTTGCCCCGATCCCCAGTGCCAACGATGGCCCCGATCGCCGCTATGGTGGGTGATTTTTGCGGTATTTATCGCCTTTTTGCCCAATGCTCCCTACATTCTGACAGACATTATCCATTACTTCAGATTAGTACGACAGGGCATACCGACTAGCATCATGATTTTTACCGCTACGCCCCAATTTCTTCTCTTTTTAAATGTGGGTTGGCAATGCTACGTCATGTCCCTGCTCAATGCCGGTTATTACCTCCAGCAACGGCAATGGTCAGCCTGGATTTTACCCATGGAGTTAACGGCCCATCTGTTATCGGCGATCGGTATTTATCTAGGGCGATTTTTACGCTTAAACAGTTGGCATGTGGTCACCGATCCCAAGGATGTGGGTCATAATTTAGCCCAAAGCCTTTCCCATCAACGTCCCCTATTGGCCATTAGCGTCACCGTGGTGATTTTGACTGTTTTTTATTGGTTGACTAAACAGGTTAACCTCGGGTTAGTACTGCGATGGCAACAGGTTCGTCGTGGTGCCCCATAGGCCAACAAAGGTATTAATCCAATGGAATGGCAACAATTACTCTCCCGCAAGCGCCTCGGTAAACAACAGCTAGAGGAGCATCAGTTTGAGCGCACTTCTTTCCTGAAAGATTATGACCGCATTGTCTATTCCACCGCCTTCCGTCGCCTCAAAGATAAGACCCAGGTTTTTCCCCTGTCTAAAAACGCCGATGTCCGCACCCGCCTAATCCACAGTTTAGAAGTGTCCTGCGTGGGCCGTTCCCTGGGGCGCATGGTGGGGGATCAGATTATTAAGCGCCATCAACTCCAGGGGATCGAAGCGGCGGACTTTGGTGATATCCTTTCGGCGGCCTGTCTGGCCCACGACATTGGCAATCCTCCCTTTGGCCATGCGGGGGAAGATGCCATTCAAACCGCTTTTCAAAAATGGTATGCCCGCAAAAATCGCTCCGGTGCCCTTATTAATCCTTTGCAAAAAGCTGATTTTGACCGCTTTGAAGGCAATGCCCAGGGCTTTCGGATTTTAACTAAGCTTGGTTTACCCCATCGACCAGGGGGACTGCAACTAACCTGTGCTACCCTGGCCACCTTTGCCAAATATCCCCGGGAATCTTTTATTCCCCAACGTACCCTGGCCCGTCATCCCGGCAAAAGTCTGCAAAAATACGGTTTTTTCCAAGCTGAAAAGGCTCTATTCACCGAAGTAGCGGCAACCGTGGGGCTCATCCGGCGATCGCCAAAGGTGGCTTGGTGGTGTCGCCATCCCCTAACCTTCTTAATGGAGGCGGCGGACGATCTGTGTTACTCCATTGTTGATTTGGAAGATGGTTTTCACATGGGTTATCTTCCCTTTGAAGCGGTGCAAGATAAATTGCAAAGCATTGCTGACATTGAGCTAAACCAATACGAGGGCAGTCCAGCGGAAACCATCAAGCGACTACGGGCTAAAGCCATCAATCGACTGGTGAAGGAAGTGGCCCAGATTTTCCTAGACCACGAACCGGGTATTTTAGCGGGAAAATTTGACCAATCCTTAGTGGGACTAAGTCGTTTTTCCCCCCAACTGCAGGAAATTGAAACCATGACCACCAATGCGGTTTTTCACCATCCCAATGTGGTCAGAATTAAAATTGCTGGTTTTGAAGTCTTGGGGGATCTATTAACCGATTTTCTGACCGCCGTCCTGGAAAAACAGCCCCGTCCGAAGGGAAAATTACTCAAATTCATGTTGCCTCCAGAGCACCAAGTCGCTCCCGATGACGATAACTACAGCAAAATTCTGAAAGTAACTGATTACATTGCCGGTATGACGGATTTACAAGCCACTCTGCTGTATCAACAACTACGAGGCATTGCCCTCTAACGCTCCTATTTAGGTAGATTTTTCTTGGGAAAAAACGGGCATGGGGTT is a window of Synechocystis sp. PCC 7338 DNA encoding:
- the cbiQ gene encoding cobalt ECF transporter T component CbiQ, producing the protein MGLIGLETYVPGRSPMHRWEPRQKLVSLMALMFALAMVQRVWLVIPMVGVTALLYRLSGLPLSFLRQRWSYPGLFILAVVILLPFTSGETVLGQWGWISVRGEGLTTMVLIVGRFFSILTLGFILFGTTPFLTIVRCLRSLGLPPLMADMALLAYRYLYDIGHTLRTMKQAMQLRGLGQRPTKRRSVAHWAMLLGNLLLRSYEQSQRVYQAMILRGYGQTTFLGGTVTTTVEQLSTGWGLTVAVLAIAVGFVVAEVSL
- a CDS encoding energy-coupling factor ABC transporter ATP-binding protein: MTLSNVRSMDQSREEQTIPFLEPNAITVRELCFAYVRQAPVLDNLSLQVAPKERLGIIGHNGCGKTTLFLLLCGLLKPSAGTIELWGFPLQPGKFLPEVGLLFQNPTDQLFATSVWDDIAFGPQNMGLSEEAVAQRVTQAAQLTGVTALLERLPHHLSGGEKQMVAIAGLLAMAPKILFCDEPTASLDIRARRQLIDFLQQFQETLLISSHDLEFVLEVCDRVIVIDQGQIVADGGAEEIMGNQTLMVSHGLESPYSLR
- the cbiM gene encoding cobalt transporter CbiM, translated to MHIPDGLLPPQMVAGGYAVTGLATWYCLRQINHQGHTLENIPKASLLTAAFFVASSLYIPLPPVSVHLVLNGLLGVILGYFALPAILIGLFFQALMVGHGGLTTLGINGVLMGLPALAAYHIFQLRHGLEKFLPESWSTGICAFLGGSGGLALTVLIFIALTLVSLPTGLDPTAEHRAILVLALGHLPLILLEGIFTAMVVLFLQRVKPELLEG
- the gyrA gene encoding DNA topoisomerase (ATP-hydrolyzing) subunit A, producing the protein MTDSPDRLIATDLRNEMSRSYLEYAMSVIVGRALPDARDGLKPVHRRILYAMYELGLTPDRPFRKCARVVGEVLGKYHPHGDTAVYDALVRMAQEFSMREPLIDGHGNFGSVDNDPAAAMRYTESRLRPLSTNALLRDIEAETVDFIDNFDGSQQEPVVLPARIPQLLVNGSSGIAVGMATNIPPHNLGEVIDAAIAVVQNPDISEQELMQIIPGPDFPTGAQILGRSGIREAYLTGRGSITMRGVASIETMEHPGRPDRDAIIITELPYQTNKASLIERIADLVNDKKIDGIADIRDESDRDGMRIVIELKRDAYARVVLNNLYKQTPIQSNFGANLLALVDGEPQVLTIKKFLTVFLDFRVETITRRTRYELRKAEERDHLLQGLLIALDNLDAVIRLIRAAADTASAKTELVEGFALSEVQADAILQMQLRRLTALEADKITAEHEELQAKIADLQDILARRERVNAIIEEELAQIKAIHATPRRTVIVQEDGELIDTDLIANDQALILLTEQGYIKRMPANTFGTQNRATRGKAAAKIKEDDGVEHFLSCCDHDKVLFFSDRGVVYSLSAYQIPIASRTARGVPIVQMLPIPKDEKITSLVSVSEFDDDTYFIMLTKQGYIKKTALSAFSNIRSNGLIAISLVEGDQLRWVRLAKAEDSIIIGSQKGMAIHFKADQDELRALGRATRGVKSMRLRSGDALISMDILPSQVVANIGVGGDDEADEDLGPDSDAILEESENPGPWLLGVTMKGFGKRVPVGQFRLQHRAGLGVKAIRFKSKDDQLVALHVVNFDDELMIVTNRGIIIRQSVNDISPQSRSATGVRVQRLDADDAIAAVALVPPSGEEELAETAESEES
- a CDS encoding TIGR04168 family protein codes for the protein MASQPTATITLAVVGDIHDQWELADHQALQAVAVDLVLFVGDFGNESLPVVSLIASLTIPKATVFGNHDAWFTASDWGRKKCPYDRQKEDRVKAQQELLGVADVSYGRRDFQQFGLSVVGGRPFTWGGNEWKNKHFLRERYGMENFTQSQTQIAATALASPHETLIFLAHNGPTGLGNHPESICGRDWNPLGGDFGDPDLAWAIASVREQGKQVPLVTFGHMHHRLRHRQDRLRDRVYVDHQGTVYLNAACVPRIQTEKGSLPPARNFSLVTLVNGTVEKITLVWLRSNGEIVSQETLWTSAH
- a CDS encoding DUF29 family protein: MEELLELKTLLSQENVSDTLVLVEEMTEMSRDDKINKISNYAKILLLHLIKRQAEKLSTRSSDLLIVNSVDEIQKTNQRRKAEGTYLSSEELREALTDAYRIALAEAAAEAFEGRYSSEELAKMVDYNSLNK